A genomic window from Myxococcaceae bacterium includes:
- a CDS encoding proline--tRNA ligase, with protein sequence MSKTHAISPTRSENYPEWYQQVIRAADLAENSPVRGCMVVKPWGFGIWELIQQNLDRLIKETGHENAYFPLLIPVSFLAQEAQHVEGFAKECAVVTHHRLEADGAGGLRPAGELEEPYVIRPTSETIIGHSYAKWVQSYRDLPILINQWANVMRWEMRPRIFLRTTEFLWQEGHTVHATAQEAEIETLKMLDVYEDFARNYLALPVLKGTKTPDERFPGAVQTYCIEAMMQDGKALQAGTSHFLGQNFAKASGIKFTDESGSIEHAWTTSWGVSTRLIGGLIMAHSDDDGLVLPPKVATKQVVILPIHRTDEDRVAVHEFCERLKKELIHQGIRVLLDTRDIRGGEKTWSHIKKGVPVRVEVGPKDLEKNQVVVSRRDRAPGNKQFMPVHEFVASCAGLLEEIQQALLQRAEEFQQANTRSIDSVAEFEEFFSQGSGFALCHWNEAAMGHELLQKHKVTPRCIPMNRIAEKGVCLFTGRPSSGRVVFAKSY encoded by the coding sequence ATGTCTAAGACCCACGCTATTTCGCCCACCCGGTCTGAGAATTACCCGGAGTGGTACCAACAAGTCATTCGAGCCGCGGATTTAGCCGAAAATTCTCCGGTGCGTGGATGCATGGTCGTGAAGCCGTGGGGCTTTGGCATTTGGGAATTGATTCAGCAAAATTTGGATCGACTCATTAAAGAGACTGGCCATGAGAATGCCTATTTCCCGCTCTTAATCCCCGTCAGCTTTTTAGCCCAAGAAGCACAACACGTGGAAGGGTTTGCCAAAGAGTGTGCTGTGGTCACGCATCATCGTTTGGAAGCGGATGGTGCAGGAGGGCTTCGACCCGCTGGGGAACTGGAAGAACCCTATGTGATCCGGCCAACCAGTGAGACCATTATTGGGCACTCCTATGCGAAATGGGTCCAATCCTATCGTGACTTACCGATTCTGATCAATCAGTGGGCGAATGTCATGCGTTGGGAGATGCGTCCACGAATTTTTTTGCGAACCACAGAGTTTTTGTGGCAGGAAGGGCACACCGTTCATGCAACGGCCCAGGAAGCAGAGATCGAAACGCTGAAGATGTTGGACGTGTATGAGGATTTTGCTCGCAATTATTTAGCTTTGCCCGTTTTAAAGGGAACCAAAACACCCGATGAGCGTTTTCCTGGAGCGGTTCAGACCTATTGCATTGAGGCCATGATGCAAGATGGCAAGGCTTTGCAGGCCGGTACGTCTCATTTTTTAGGGCAGAATTTTGCTAAAGCATCGGGAATCAAGTTCACCGACGAATCCGGCAGCATTGAGCATGCGTGGACCACCTCCTGGGGGGTATCAACGCGTTTGATCGGTGGATTGATCATGGCTCATAGCGATGACGATGGCTTGGTTTTGCCACCGAAAGTCGCCACCAAACAAGTTGTCATTTTGCCCATTCATCGCACGGACGAAGATCGCGTAGCCGTGCACGAGTTCTGCGAGCGGCTTAAAAAAGAGTTGATCCATCAGGGGATACGGGTCTTATTGGATACGCGGGATATTCGGGGCGGCGAAAAGACTTGGTCGCACATTAAAAAAGGGGTTCCTGTTCGCGTTGAAGTGGGGCCTAAAGACTTGGAAAAGAATCAGGTCGTTGTTTCTCGACGCGATCGTGCACCAGGTAACAAGCAGTTTATGCCGGTGCATGAATTTGTTGCTTCTTGCGCAGGCTTATTGGAAGAGATTCAGCAGGCACTTTTGCAGCGAGCCGAAGAATTCCAGCAAGCGAACACACGCTCGATTGACTCGGTGGCTGAGTTCGAAGAATTTTTTAGCCAAGGATCGGGGTTTGCGCTTTGTCATTGGAACGAAGCGGCCATGGGTCATGAACTTTTACAAAAGCACAAGGTGACACCTCGGTGTATTCCGATGAATCGAATCGCGGAAAAGGGAGTCTGTCTATTTACAGGCCGCCCGAGTTCTGGGAGGGTAGTGTTTGCAAAATCGTATTAA
- a CDS encoding AAA family ATPase, producing MVQKISPDRLRWQLRDLSAIRAALSIRPKRRKKGERFGAMAQERALSALELGLGIRQRGFNIFVAGDSGTGRTSTVKQLLGTRAIKEATPEDIVLLYNFENRDRPLAIKLASGLAPKLKKTYDTFVEQMLTDLERTFESERYLSERQELQDQCQLKTDAILNTIEQEAREKGFVLQRSSASLTITPANQNGEPISEQDFELLTEKTKATLEQSAERLEIHLEDSLRRVRVLEREAEEAIQSLERRTASVILEPIFETARAFWKGSPRVMSHLESCQEDVLNRLRRLIPDDRGAGTETPEVHSHKKRVHEDEEDYDSDEHALIRYRVNVFVTNAKGSGAPVVQETHPTSSNLIGRIEQRLRGGETITDHTRIRAGALYQANGGYLLLEAQDILRDPAAWEGLKRALKNRAVELDDPGEPGRMVSVASLRPEPVPLEIKVILIGVPEIYYLLSKTDPEFGKLFKVKADFDNEMTRTQEHIRRYVEFICDLCADEKLRLLTAEAVGAVIEEAVRISGHQNKLTSRIGDIADLVREANYWAAQTKSKRVDDHHIKKAIQAHAEREGFLQTHMTEDILENRVSIETEGVVVGQANAMTVIELGSYAFGVPLRVTCRVAAGKGDWLDIERETEQGGPIHTKGRLIIRGFLAHCFGDKIPMSFNAILCMEQTYGDIDGDSATLAETAALFSALANIPIRQHFAITGSMDQRGHIQAVGGVNEKIEGFFEVCKARKNSETHGVILPASNLSDLNLREEVVQACESGQFEIYGVKTFYEAIELLTGLSWDSVLEAKILKSLTHFRDLSAQPFGRSVQL from the coding sequence ATGGTTCAAAAAATTTCGCCGGACAGGCTGAGGTGGCAGCTACGGGATCTCTCTGCGATTCGAGCGGCTTTATCCATTCGGCCTAAGCGTCGAAAAAAAGGCGAGCGATTCGGAGCGATGGCTCAAGAAAGGGCGCTTTCTGCTTTGGAATTAGGCCTTGGTATCCGTCAGCGCGGGTTCAATATCTTTGTGGCTGGAGACTCTGGAACCGGTCGTACTTCGACCGTGAAGCAGCTTCTTGGGACTCGTGCGATCAAGGAAGCGACTCCAGAGGACATTGTTTTGCTCTACAACTTTGAGAACCGAGATCGACCCCTTGCGATCAAGCTCGCTTCGGGACTCGCTCCCAAATTGAAGAAAACCTACGATACTTTTGTCGAACAAATGCTGACCGATTTGGAAAGAACCTTTGAGTCCGAGCGTTATTTGAGTGAGCGTCAGGAACTTCAAGATCAGTGTCAGCTCAAGACCGATGCCATCCTCAACACCATTGAGCAAGAAGCACGCGAAAAAGGCTTTGTTCTACAGCGCTCATCAGCCTCGTTGACCATCACCCCGGCCAATCAAAACGGCGAGCCTATCTCTGAGCAAGATTTCGAGTTGTTAACCGAAAAGACCAAGGCCACGCTGGAGCAAAGCGCGGAACGGCTTGAGATTCACTTAGAAGACTCGCTGAGAAGAGTCCGTGTTCTGGAGCGCGAAGCCGAAGAAGCCATTCAATCCCTAGAACGTCGAACGGCTAGCGTGATTTTGGAACCCATTTTCGAAACCGCCAGAGCATTTTGGAAAGGATCTCCGCGGGTGATGAGTCACTTGGAGAGCTGTCAGGAAGATGTGTTGAATCGGCTCCGGAGATTGATTCCGGATGATCGAGGCGCTGGAACGGAAACCCCTGAAGTGCATTCCCATAAAAAGCGTGTGCACGAAGACGAAGAAGACTACGACTCGGACGAACATGCACTCATTCGTTACCGGGTGAACGTTTTTGTCACGAATGCCAAGGGTTCTGGAGCTCCCGTGGTTCAGGAGACCCACCCCACTTCTTCTAACTTGATTGGGCGCATCGAACAAAGACTTCGAGGAGGGGAGACGATTACGGATCACACCCGAATACGAGCAGGAGCGCTGTATCAAGCGAACGGGGGCTACTTGCTTCTGGAAGCTCAAGATATTTTACGAGATCCTGCTGCTTGGGAAGGTTTAAAGCGGGCTCTTAAAAACCGAGCGGTGGAACTGGATGATCCAGGCGAGCCAGGTCGTATGGTTTCCGTCGCTTCTCTCAGGCCTGAGCCCGTTCCTCTGGAAATTAAGGTCATTCTGATTGGCGTTCCAGAAATTTACTACCTATTAAGCAAAACCGATCCGGAGTTTGGGAAGCTGTTTAAAGTCAAAGCGGATTTCGACAATGAGATGACTCGGACACAAGAGCATATCCGGCGTTATGTTGAATTTATTTGTGATCTCTGTGCCGATGAAAAACTGCGCTTGTTGACGGCAGAAGCGGTCGGGGCTGTGATCGAAGAAGCGGTTCGAATTTCGGGGCACCAAAACAAACTGACTTCTCGGATCGGTGACATTGCAGACTTGGTTCGAGAAGCCAATTATTGGGCTGCTCAAACAAAATCCAAACGCGTGGATGACCATCATATCAAAAAAGCGATTCAGGCGCATGCAGAGCGCGAGGGCTTTCTTCAAACGCATATGACCGAGGATATTCTTGAGAACCGAGTGAGCATTGAGACGGAAGGAGTCGTGGTTGGGCAGGCCAACGCGATGACCGTGATTGAGCTTGGGAGTTATGCGTTTGGAGTGCCTCTGAGGGTGACTTGCCGAGTCGCCGCTGGCAAGGGCGATTGGCTGGACATTGAACGCGAGACTGAGCAAGGAGGCCCGATTCACACCAAAGGACGCCTGATTATTCGAGGATTCTTAGCGCACTGTTTTGGAGACAAAATTCCGATGAGCTTTAATGCCATCCTATGCATGGAGCAAACCTACGGAGACATCGATGGCGATTCCGCGACGCTGGCGGAGACTGCCGCTTTGTTTAGTGCCTTAGCCAATATCCCCATTCGTCAGCATTTTGCGATTACAGGCTCCATGGATCAACGTGGGCATATTCAAGCGGTTGGTGGGGTGAATGAAAAAATAGAAGGCTTCTTTGAAGTGTGCAAAGCGCGCAAAAATAGCGAAACACATGGGGTGATTTTACCGGCGAGCAATCTTTCGGACTTGAACCTTCGGGAAGAAGTAGTTCAGGCTTGTGAATCAGGCCAATTTGAGATCTATGGAGTGAAGACCTTTTACGAAGCGATTGAGTTATTGACCGGGCTTTCTTGGGACAGTGTTCTGGAGGCCAAGATCTTAAAATCCCTGACGCACTTTCGAGATCTCTCGGCTCAACCGTTTGGGAGATCTGTCCAACTTTGA
- a CDS encoding sugar porter family MFS transporter, which produces MESKQTFARASPGGYAIPCLMLSIRSVYGVSALSALAGLLFGYDTGIISGAILFIEKDFLVPVSDIGWVVSAVLLGALFGSAFCSQITDRLGRKGSLLIASGLFVLASLGAAGAHDIPDLIFSRFFLGFAIGISSLTAPLYLAEIAPASKRGFLVSLNQLAVTLGILIAYGVNYLFAESGNWRWMFLIGALPGGVLGIALLFLPESPRWLILKNRKGVAQRILNDIRQADSSEELSEIEHSLKHDAISWTQVFSQTLRPALIVAIGLAFFQQATGINTIIYYAPIIFRHAGFQSSSDAILASVMIGTVNVIFTIISLFLIDRVGRRPLLLIGTFGMMVSLFLCGSIFLQVDRSLDGSLGLLSILAFIAFFAISLGPIMWLMISEVFPLEHRALGTSLAVCAQWGFNFVVSASFPDLLHFAGTTYTFWFYGLICLFAFWFIAKKVPETKGKKLEAIQFR; this is translated from the coding sequence ATGGAATCAAAACAAACTTTCGCTCGTGCAAGCCCTGGGGGATATGCTATTCCTTGTCTCATGTTGTCGATCCGATCGGTTTATGGAGTCAGCGCTTTGAGTGCGCTAGCAGGTCTTCTTTTTGGCTATGACACGGGAATTATATCCGGAGCCATTCTATTCATCGAAAAAGACTTCTTAGTTCCCGTTTCCGATATTGGATGGGTGGTCAGCGCGGTTTTGCTCGGTGCTCTGTTCGGATCTGCATTCTGCAGTCAAATCACCGATCGCCTCGGGCGCAAAGGCTCTTTGCTGATCGCATCCGGACTCTTTGTCCTGGCTTCCCTCGGAGCGGCCGGGGCTCACGATATTCCAGACCTTATTTTCAGTCGATTCTTTCTTGGTTTTGCGATCGGAATCTCCTCTTTAACCGCGCCGCTTTATTTGGCCGAAATCGCGCCCGCTTCCAAGCGAGGATTTCTCGTTTCGCTGAATCAATTGGCCGTTACCCTGGGGATTTTGATCGCTTATGGGGTCAACTATTTGTTTGCTGAGTCAGGGAATTGGCGTTGGATGTTTCTCATCGGAGCGCTCCCAGGGGGAGTGCTCGGGATAGCTCTCTTATTTCTGCCAGAAAGTCCGCGGTGGCTCATACTGAAAAATCGAAAAGGAGTTGCTCAGAGAATTCTCAACGACATTCGACAAGCCGACAGCTCAGAGGAACTGTCTGAAATTGAACATAGTTTAAAACACGATGCCATTTCTTGGACGCAAGTTTTTAGCCAAACGCTTCGACCGGCCTTAATCGTTGCCATTGGACTCGCTTTTTTCCAGCAAGCAACGGGGATTAACACGATCATCTACTACGCCCCGATCATCTTTCGACACGCAGGATTTCAGTCTAGCTCAGATGCCATCTTAGCCAGCGTTATGATTGGAACGGTCAATGTGATCTTTACGATTATTTCGCTCTTCCTCATTGATCGCGTCGGCAGGCGGCCTCTTTTGCTGATCGGTACATTCGGAATGATGGTGAGCTTGTTCTTGTGTGGAAGCATCTTTCTGCAAGTCGATCGTTCTCTGGATGGCTCGCTTGGATTGCTGAGCATTCTCGCCTTTATTGCATTTTTCGCCATTAGCCTGGGGCCTATTATGTGGCTCATGATTTCAGAAGTGTTTCCCTTGGAGCATCGAGCGCTCGGGACCAGTCTGGCCGTATGCGCTCAATGGGGGTTCAACTTCGTTGTATCCGCCAGCTTCCCTGATCTTTTGCACTTTGCAGGAACAACGTATACCTTTTGGTTCTACGGCTTGATTTGCTTATTCGCTTTCTGGTTTATTGCCAAAAAAGTTCCCGAAACCAAAGGGAAAAAGCTCGAAGCAATCCAGTTTCGATAA
- a CDS encoding GTP cyclohydrolase I, giving the protein MQELAPSEEQDRFLQTPILAAKAWRELCAVQTVRPEELLYQQRLPADSFQGRVGLPNLAFLSICEHALLPYFGEVEIQFEPQQWLAGAGAFEQIVRACSQKLSLQESLNQRIFEVIRDVLEPRFLQVRIEARHTCMQGRILTTCCVTSMKAQPTKQ; this is encoded by the coding sequence ATGCAGGAACTTGCCCCCTCTGAAGAACAGGATCGCTTTCTTCAGACGCCGATTTTGGCAGCCAAAGCGTGGCGAGAGCTATGCGCTGTGCAGACCGTGAGGCCGGAGGAACTGTTATATCAGCAGAGACTTCCTGCAGATTCGTTTCAAGGACGCGTTGGGCTTCCCAATCTAGCCTTTTTATCGATTTGCGAACACGCTTTGTTGCCCTATTTTGGAGAAGTAGAGATTCAATTTGAACCCCAACAATGGCTGGCTGGTGCTGGAGCGTTTGAGCAAATCGTGCGCGCGTGCAGTCAGAAACTTTCTTTGCAGGAAAGTTTGAACCAGCGGATTTTCGAGGTGATTCGAGACGTCCTCGAACCTCGATTTCTACAGGTGCGAATCGAAGCACGTCATACGTGCATGCAAGGGCGTATCCTAACGACCTGCTGTGTCACTTCCATGAAGGCGCAGCCTACGAAGCAATGA
- a CDS encoding 1,4-dihydroxy-2-naphthoate polyprenyltransferase gives MLPWLLAIRPKTLPIAVAPILIGSALCFRNSRFSWVYLCITLLAALLIQIGTNLANDYYDFLQGSDTSERIGPLRVTQAGLLAPRTVRLGFILSFTLAAFLGLPLVARAGWPILAIGLASVVSGILYTAGPFALAYLGLGEIFVLFFFGPISVAGTYYIQAGYLNHSAIGHGIAIGLLACAVLVVNNLRDQKQDEKANKKTLAVRFGARFARAEYRFCILIPALIELYWGVWPSSLLLVAGYFWLRRAPLERLLAQTVWLLLGFAIITSFYLV, from the coding sequence ATGCTTCCTTGGTTACTAGCGATTCGACCCAAAACACTTCCGATTGCCGTTGCACCGATTTTGATCGGTTCAGCGCTTTGCTTTCGAAACTCTCGGTTTTCTTGGGTGTACCTATGCATCACCCTATTGGCTGCCCTCCTGATTCAGATTGGGACGAACCTGGCAAACGATTATTACGACTTCCTCCAAGGATCGGACACTTCGGAGCGAATTGGGCCACTGCGGGTTACTCAAGCGGGGCTTCTCGCTCCTCGAACAGTTCGATTGGGTTTTATTCTTAGCTTTACGCTCGCAGCCTTCTTGGGGCTGCCTCTGGTCGCTCGTGCAGGCTGGCCAATCTTAGCGATTGGACTCGCCTCTGTTGTCAGCGGAATCCTGTATACCGCCGGCCCCTTTGCACTTGCCTATCTTGGGCTCGGAGAAATTTTTGTTTTATTTTTTTTTGGGCCTATCTCAGTAGCAGGCACCTACTACATTCAAGCAGGATACTTGAATCATTCGGCCATTGGACATGGAATCGCGATTGGGCTTCTGGCCTGCGCAGTTCTCGTCGTCAACAACTTGCGTGATCAAAAGCAAGATGAGAAAGCCAATAAAAAAACACTTGCTGTGCGCTTCGGAGCAAGATTCGCTCGGGCCGAGTATCGATTTTGCATCTTGATCCCTGCCTTAATCGAGCTGTATTGGGGCGTTTGGCCTAGCAGTTTGCTCTTAGTTGCTGGTTATTTTTGGCTTAGAAGAGCTCCTCTAGAACGCTTGCTGGCTCAGACTGTTTGGCTGCTTTTAGGGTTCGCAATCATCACCAGTTTTTATCTCGTATAA
- a CDS encoding RNA-binding protein has protein sequence MGKKLYVGNLPFSATDDMLVQTFSSCGDVESAKVIIDRDSGRSKGFGFVEMATDDGAQEAISKLHGQSLDGRSLTVNEARPMAPRSGGGGFGGGGGGGGRGHHGGGRY, from the coding sequence ATGGGTAAAAAATTGTACGTTGGTAATCTTCCGTTTTCAGCAACGGATGATATGTTGGTTCAAACTTTTTCATCTTGTGGCGATGTTGAATCCGCAAAAGTGATCATAGACCGTGACTCCGGTCGAAGCAAAGGCTTCGGATTCGTTGAAATGGCAACAGACGATGGCGCTCAAGAAGCTATCAGCAAGCTTCATGGTCAGTCGTTGGATGGTCGTAGCTTGACCGTAAACGAAGCTCGCCCAATGGCTCCTCGCTCCGGCGGCGGTGGTTTTGGTGGCGGCGGTGGCGGCGGCGGACGCGGTCACCACGGCGGCGGTCGCTACTAA